A window of Fusarium musae strain F31 chromosome 1, whole genome shotgun sequence genomic DNA:
GGTCCTCTTTTGATAGTATTTCAACAATCGGAAGGCCCTCCGTCTAATTGCTATCATGTTAGTCATCCTGCATTAGCGCCTGTAAACGCGCTAGACGCCCGGAAGGTGGAGGTGGGGCACTCGGAAAAATGTCAtgccaaaaaaaaaaaagttggaGGTTTCTGAGATCCATTTCCATTTAAGAGATTCCATCTGAGAACTTCATTCAGCAAACCGGCTTTGACAACATGGCGAAGCCTTCTAAGAAAACGAAAGGCAAAGGCCCTCGAAGCTCTTCCAAGGGCCCAAACTTTGACAATAGTGCACTGGATAATCTGACGTCTACAATCGACAAAAAGCTTGGCAAACGAAAGCAACCTCCGACCAAGGCTAACAGCGAACAACATCACAAGAGACAGCGAAATTCCGAGGGCTCATCCGGTGAGAAGAGCGGAAAGATCGACGAAAAGACTCTATTAGAAGAGATTAAGGCCCTCGGTGGCGATGAGAGCGACCTGGCGCTTATTCAAGATGTTGATTCTGACGACGAAGAGTACTCTCAGGGCCCTAAGGATTCTAGAGCTGTCGATAAGAGCCTTAAGGATGAGCTGGCCGCTTTCTCCAAACAACTTGGATTTGCAGAGGTTGAAATGAGTGAAGCCAGCGAccaggaggacgaggaagaggaagaggaagaggacgacgatgctgaagaggacgaagatgacgtTAGTGAACGGGAACAGGCCGTGGCACCCAAGGAACCCACCCAAAAGAAAGGCAACATGGTAGGTTGAACGATTTCCAAGGTGGGTTTTCTGACCGCTAACAGTAAGACAGGCCTTTGAGCCTCGAGCAGACTGGCATGATTCTGAGCTACGCAAACTTCCTGCACCAACTACTGACGAGCCAACTCCGCCCAGAGCCGCTCTGGATGCTCTGAAACAGCACGCTCAGGCACTTCTGGAGGAGGACGCAACCAAATACAGAACTAGCGTCTTTGCTCAATCTTCTCACAAGTTCTTGTCAACAATCATGACTTCAGGCACGCTTAGCGACAAGGTGTCTGCTCTCACTCTTGCCGTTCAAGAATCTCCGGTTCATAACATCAGGGCTTTTGATGCTCTTATGAGCCTGGCCTCCAAGAAAAGTCGAGGACAGGCCCTTGGTGCCATTGGCGCGCTGGTTGATTTGCTTGGCCCCGGCACATTGCTCCCTGCTGACCGTCGTCTTCGAGCTTTCCACGATCAGCCAGGGCTTGTTGGAACTTTGCAGCGAAATCCTGGAAAGCCTTGGGCCCCTGGTAACGCGTTGCCTGGTAAGATCACGCCCGCCCACTTGATTGCTTGGATATACGAGGATTGGCTGAAGGCGACTTACTTTCGACTCATTCAACTGCTCGAATCCTGGTGCTCAGATGAGATTGAGTATTCACGTACTCGAGCACTCGATTTTGTCTATGGCctcctcaaggagaagcccGAGCAAGAATCTAACCTCCTCAGATTGCTTGTGAACAAGTTGGGTGACCGAGATCGTAAAATCTCTTCTCGGGCGTCGTACCTCATTCTCCAGCTGCAGAATTCACATCCTGGAATGAAACCTATCATTGTCCGGACTATTGAACAGGATATCCTTCTGCATCCATCTCAGGACCACCGATCAAAGTATTATGCCATCAACACCCTGAACCAGACAATACTTAGCAACAAGGAGCCTTCATTAGCTGAGGCCCTGATGCGAATTTACTTTGACCTTTTTACTATCATTTTGAAGACTGGAAGTCTAGGCATCACTGCGCCAACGGACTCGAAGCCAGGCAAAGATGACGATAGCAAAGGTGATGTTAAACGGAATACCGGACGACGACCTCAGAGACCGCGAGGCGGTAAGCCAGCAAAGCCCTCAGCTTCTGAGCCCGAAACTGAGGCTGCTGATAAGCTTGTATCTGCCATCTTGACGGGAGTCAATCGCGCAGCTCCATTCATGGTTGGCAACGATGCTATGTATGTGCACTTCTATGTTTCTTTCAGCATATCTTGTTGTAGACACGTAACACTGACACTACAACAGCATGGAATCTCACCTAGACACACTATTCAAGATTGCCCATTCAGGCAACTTCAACACTGGAATCCAGGCACTTCTCTTGATTCAACAAatatcttcatcaagaagtcTTGCAAACGACAGATTTTATAGGACCTTGTACGAGTCCCTACTTGATCCTCGACTGGTGAACTCCTCGAAGCAGGCACTTTACTTGAACCTTCTTCTGCGCGCGCTCAAAAACGATGTTGATAGTCGCCGGGTCAAGGCCTTTGCCAAGCGTATGCTCCAGATTTCTGGCCTTCATCAACCCTCATTTATATGTGGACTTCTTTATCTTGTCGGGCACCTACGCGAGAGTTTCCCTGATCTTTCGACTTTACTAGAAGAGCCTGAGGAGTCCATCTTTGACGATGAGCCCGCGAATGAGAAGCAACGATACGATGGTCGAAAGAGAGATCCCGAGTACAGCAACGCCAACCGTAGCTGCTTGTGGGAGATGGTATGTTACAGTTTGTTGTCTCCACTCAGTGCCATCATACTGACTATATTCAGGTTCCTCTTCAGTGTCACTACCATCCGTCGGTTACAGTCTATGCGTTGTCGATATTGGAGCGCAATAAGAAGTCATTGAAGCCGGACCTTGATAGCCATTCACTCATTCGC
This region includes:
- a CDS encoding hypothetical protein (EggNog:ENOG41~BUSCO:EOG092612XD) — encoded protein: MAKPSKKTKGKGPRSSSKGPNFDNSALDNLTSTIDKKLGKRKQPPTKANSEQHHKRQRNSEGSSGEKSGKIDEKTLLEEIKALGGDESDLALIQDVDSDDEEYSQGPKDSRAVDKSLKDELAAFSKQLGFAEVEMSEASDQEDEEEEEEEDDDAEEDEDDVSEREQAVAPKEPTQKKGNMAFEPRADWHDSELRKLPAPTTDEPTPPRAALDALKQHAQALLEEDATKYRTSVFAQSSHKFLSTIMTSGTLSDKVSALTLAVQESPVHNIRAFDALMSLASKKSRGQALGAIGALVDLLGPGTLLPADRRLRAFHDQPGLVGTLQRNPGKPWAPGNALPGKITPAHLIAWIYEDWLKATYFRLIQLLESWCSDEIEYSRTRALDFVYGLLKEKPEQESNLLRLLVNKLGDRDRKISSRASYLILQLQNSHPGMKPIIVRTIEQDILLHPSQDHRSKYYAINTLNQTILSNKEPSLAEALMRIYFDLFTIILKTGSLGITAPTDSKPGKDDDSKGDVKRNTGRRPQRPRGGKPAKPSASEPETEAADKLVSAILTGVNRAAPFMVGNDAIMESHLDTLFKIAHSGNFNTGIQALLLIQQISSSRSLANDRFYRTLYESLLDPRLVNSSKQALYLNLLLRALKNDVDSRRVKAFAKRMLQISGLHQPSFICGLLYLVGHLRESFPDLSTLLEEPEESIFDDEPANEKQRYDGRKRDPEYSNANRSCLWEMVPLQCHYHPSVTVYALSILERNKKSLKPDLDSHSLIRFLDKFVYRNAKVTDSAKGVSIMQPLRATKDAGDIWLGSRGAGGAVSSVNSSAFWKKKAEDVPAEDIFFHQYFQQVDKEGKETKKNAAGNVESDDEQEDEVWKALVSTQPGVDPDDDGSDVGFDLDDSEMASDDDSQALSLDGELGEDDDDVMSVDIEGSDEEMGGALISEDEEGFEVKEAASEKTKSKRRKLKDLPMFASVDDYAELLAGEEDM